The genomic stretch GTCCACCTGTTATGCGTGCAGGATAATGTTTTTGTAAATGTCATTGCCTCAGTGCAATACCGTGCTATGACCAACAAGGCGAGTGATGCTTTTTACAAACTGACCAATACAAGAACTCAGATTCAGGCTTATGTCTTTGATGGTATGGTTTTATCTCCTTGCCTTGTGTTCAGTTGTGATTCCTAGCGCAAAGCACAACAATGAAATATTTCTAGTTGAATGTTCTTGACTGACGTAGCATTCATGTATCCAGTAATCAGAGCCACGGTACCGAAGCTCAATCTGGATGATGTATTTGAGCAGAAGTCTGAAATTGCCAAAGCAGTTGAGGATGAACTGGAAAAGGCTATGTCAGCTTATGGATATGAAATAGTGCAAACATTAATTGTTGATATTGAGCCAGATGAACATGTAAAACGTGCAATGAATGAAATTAATGCTGGTACATCTCTGAATTCCTCAAAAGTATATTTTCCAACATCATTGGTCTATATAAAGTTGTGATTCATTTCCATGATTCCAAACTATTGCATTACATGATCCTGAAATGAGATCCTTTCAGCTGCAAGATTGAGGATGGCTGCAAACGAGAAGGCCGAAGCAGAGAAGATCATCCAGATAAAGCGGGCTGAGGGCGAGGCAGAGGCCAAGTATCTCTCAGGTTTAGGTATCGCTCGACAACGCCAAGCCATCGTGGATGGACTTAGGGACAGTGTCCTAGGCTTCTCTGGAAATGTTCCAGGCACCTCACCTAAGGATGTGATGGACATGGTGCTGATAACTCAATATTTTGATACCATGAAGGAGATTGGTGCGTCCAACAAATCATCTGCTGTATTTGTCCCCCATGGACCTGGCGCTGTTCATGATATCGCACAGCAAATGCGGGATGGCATTCTTCAAGCTTCCTTGAGCAAGTAACTATCATGTCTGACCGACTCCGAGGACAGGCTGGATCCGAGGTTCGGGGCGTCTACATACAAAACCAATGCATTAGTGTTGATGAACTTGTTGCCGTATTGATGTGTGGGGATTGTGTGATATCTTAGTAAGCTGTGAATCTTCTGCTACTCTTTTCAAGTCTTATGGGTAATGGTTGCAATACTAGTTGAATGAACTATTAAATGTACATGCTTTTACATAGCAGTCAGTGTTGCAGAATTATAGTCCATATATACATTATCTAATCCATGTCTGATGTCTCTCGATACAATTAGCTTATGCAAGGTAATAACTTAGTTTGGCATGCAAAGCTTTACCTTGGAAGATCAGTTACTCCGTGAAGGGTGAATAATCTACATGTTGTAGTTTTCTGCAAGGGATTTTATTCTGCAGGGTAAATAAATCCTCAAGTGAGGTAGCGTTACCTTCTCCCAGTTGATTACCATTATGTAACGGCCGGGTGGCTTTCCAGTTGAATAAGCAGTTgagaaaataatttcttaaatgcGCCAGATAATTAAGAAGACTCGCCGTTACACGAACGACGAAATGGGTCCATTCAAAACTTAAATGCCACAAACTGTCTCGTTATAATCAAGTCCGTTTGGTGAGTGTCGCAGCCCGGCTGCTATAATCCGGTAGTTGGGTGGGCGAGCCGTCCGACATCATCACCGACACCGGTCTCCATCGTCACGGCCAGTTTTGTCATCACGAGCTGGGTTTTCGCCCGTATCGGCTTCCAATCCGATACGTCGCCGCGAATGCCCCGCTATATTCATTTATAATCCCGCGACGAAAACGACGTTGAATTAGTGGACCTGTTGTTGGAAGACAGTCAAATCGGCtcctctctcctctccctctttcCTTTTCAAAACGTCCCGCGATATTACTTACCAATTGCTCGCG from Zingiber officinale cultivar Zhangliang chromosome 5B, Zo_v1.1, whole genome shotgun sequence encodes the following:
- the LOC121986192 gene encoding hypersensitive-induced response protein-like protein 1; protein product: MGQLLCCVQVDQATVAISEQFGKFDAVLQPGCNCVPWVTGKRIAGHLSLRLQQLDVKCETKTKDNVFVNVIASVQYRAMTNKASDAFYKLTNTRTQIQAYVFDVIRATVPKLNLDDVFEQKSEIAKAVEDELEKAMSAYGYEIVQTLIVDIEPDEHVKRAMNEINAAARLRMAANEKAEAEKIIQIKRAEGEAEAKYLSGLGIARQRQAIVDGLRDSVLGFSGNVPGTSPKDVMDMVLITQYFDTMKEIGASNKSSAVFVPHGPGAVHDIAQQMRDGILQASLSK